A genomic region of Mycolicibacterium poriferae contains the following coding sequences:
- the ureC gene encoding urease subunit alpha produces the protein MAYRIARSHYAELYGPTTGDRVRLGDTELLAQVEHDATVYGDESVFGGGKTMREGMGVHGDLTNADGALDFVITNVLIIDAVLGIRKADIGIRDGRIAGIGKSGNPRTMSGVHPDLIIGAGTDIRAGEGMIATAGAIDVHVHFDSAGLVEEAMSSGITTMIGGGLGPVTVGITSSGPNNLARMLRAAEAFPMNFGFIANGSASSVAPLLEQGLAGAIGFKIHEDWGATPAAIRASLDAGDELDLQVQIHTDTLNESGFFEDTMAAIDGRPIHTYHAEGAGGGHAPDIMRVVGESYCLPSSTNPTNPYTLNTFDEHLDMVMVCHHLNPRIPEDVAFAESRIRRETIAAEDVLHDLGAISAMGSDSQGMGRIGETIARTWQLASHMRSTRGPLPGDAGSGADNARILRYIAKLTVNPARLFGIDHEVGSLEPGKLADIVLWEPKFFGIRPEVVFKGGFPAWSVMGESNASLMTCEPLRYRPQWAAYGRTPADVSVNFVAAAAADARLGDRLGLSTPLVGCRGARRLSKADLLHNDYLPDITIEPDTYRVVVDGQPCVSTPMTHVPLGRRYTLK, from the coding sequence GTGGCGTACCGCATCGCGCGCAGTCACTACGCCGAACTGTACGGGCCCACCACCGGGGACCGTGTCCGGCTGGGAGACACCGAGCTGCTGGCGCAGGTCGAACACGACGCCACCGTCTACGGCGACGAGTCGGTGTTCGGGGGCGGCAAGACCATGCGCGAAGGCATGGGGGTGCACGGCGACCTCACCAATGCCGACGGCGCGCTGGACTTCGTCATCACCAACGTCCTGATCATCGACGCCGTACTGGGAATCCGCAAGGCCGACATCGGTATCCGGGACGGCCGCATTGCCGGCATCGGGAAGTCGGGGAACCCGCGAACGATGTCCGGCGTCCACCCCGACCTGATCATCGGCGCGGGAACCGATATCCGGGCCGGCGAAGGCATGATCGCCACTGCCGGGGCCATCGACGTGCATGTGCACTTCGACAGCGCGGGACTGGTCGAGGAAGCCATGTCCAGCGGAATCACCACGATGATCGGCGGCGGCCTGGGCCCGGTCACCGTCGGGATCACCTCGTCGGGACCGAACAACCTGGCGCGGATGTTGCGCGCGGCCGAGGCATTTCCGATGAATTTCGGATTCATCGCCAACGGCAGCGCCTCGAGTGTCGCCCCGCTGCTCGAGCAGGGACTCGCAGGCGCGATCGGTTTCAAGATCCACGAGGACTGGGGTGCGACACCGGCAGCGATTCGCGCATCACTCGATGCCGGTGACGAACTCGACCTCCAGGTGCAGATCCACACCGACACCCTCAACGAGTCGGGGTTCTTCGAGGACACGATGGCGGCGATCGACGGTCGCCCGATCCACACCTACCACGCCGAGGGCGCAGGCGGCGGCCATGCCCCCGACATCATGCGCGTCGTAGGCGAGTCGTACTGCCTGCCGTCCTCGACCAATCCGACGAATCCGTACACGCTCAACACCTTCGACGAGCATCTCGACATGGTGATGGTGTGCCACCATCTCAATCCCCGCATTCCCGAAGATGTCGCGTTCGCCGAGTCCAGGATTCGCCGCGAGACCATCGCCGCCGAGGACGTCCTGCACGACCTGGGTGCGATCTCCGCGATGGGATCGGACTCCCAGGGCATGGGCCGGATCGGTGAAACGATCGCGCGGACATGGCAGTTGGCCTCACACATGCGCAGCACTCGCGGTCCGCTGCCCGGCGATGCCGGAAGCGGCGCCGACAACGCCCGCATCCTGCGCTATATCGCCAAACTCACCGTCAACCCGGCCCGGTTGTTCGGCATCGATCATGAGGTCGGCTCACTGGAGCCCGGCAAGCTCGCCGACATCGTGCTGTGGGAACCGAAGTTCTTCGGGATCCGACCCGAAGTCGTGTTCAAGGGCGGCTTCCCGGCGTGGTCGGTGATGGGGGAATCCAACGCCTCGCTGATGACCTGCGAACCGTTGCGCTACCGGCCGCAGTGGGCAGCATACGGCCGCACACCGGCAGACGTGTCGGTCAACTTCGTGGCTGCTGCGGCAGCCGACGCGCGACTGGGCGACCGATTGGGGCTCAGCACCCCGCTGGTGGGTTGCCGCGGAGCCCGCCGATTGAGCAAGGCGGACCTGCTCCACAACGACTACCTGCCCGACATCACCATCGAACCCGACACCTACCGCGTCGTGGTGGACGGCCAACCGTGTGTGAGCACGCCGATGACGCACGTGCCGCTCGGTCGCCGGTACACCCTCAAATAG
- a CDS encoding urease accessory protein UreF: MTTVTDHGVALMAWMQLHDSAFPAGRLVHSHGLEEWLAQRPDVGPDEVSAAVIDYLAHSFAPLDATITAAAWRAADAPDVLRDLDDLIGSYKLFDNARHASQSTGAQLATMASQSGMVVPCRYLDGVLAGNHAGHCAVVEGAVQGRLGIPLHTAVAGSIRSMLASMLSSAVRLGRLGPMRSQQVQVRLAATVVDLAWDSCRRSPHDVWSTAPALEISGMCHEIRTMRQFAS; the protein is encoded by the coding sequence ATGACCACCGTCACTGACCACGGCGTTGCGCTGATGGCATGGATGCAACTGCACGACAGCGCATTTCCCGCCGGCAGGCTCGTTCACAGCCACGGACTCGAAGAATGGCTTGCTCAACGCCCTGATGTAGGCCCTGACGAGGTGAGCGCCGCGGTGATCGACTATCTCGCCCACAGCTTCGCACCGCTGGACGCGACCATCACCGCCGCTGCCTGGCGTGCAGCCGACGCACCTGATGTGCTGCGTGACCTCGATGACCTGATCGGCTCCTACAAGCTCTTCGACAATGCGCGCCACGCGTCTCAGTCCACCGGCGCCCAGCTGGCGACGATGGCGTCACAGAGCGGGATGGTCGTGCCCTGCCGCTATCTCGACGGCGTCCTGGCCGGAAACCACGCTGGACACTGCGCGGTCGTGGAGGGCGCCGTGCAGGGCCGGCTCGGTATCCCGTTGCACACCGCGGTGGCCGGGTCGATCCGATCGATGCTCGCCTCGATGCTCAGCTCCGCCGTGCGGCTGGGCCGCCTGGGCCCGATGCGCAGCCAGCAGGTGCAGGTCCGGCTGGCTGCCACCGTTGTCGACCTCGCCTGGGACTCCTGCCGACGCAGTCCGCACGACGTGTGGAGCACCGCGCCCGCTCTCGAGATCAGCGGCATGTGTCACGAGATCCGAACGATGCGGCAATTCGCCTCCTAG
- the ureG gene encoding urease accessory protein UreG, with protein sequence MVDNDDRVVRIGIGGPVGSGKTKLVETLVPRLTHAGLSVAVITNDLVTEEDAHRVRRSGVIDPARVLAVETGACPHTAIREDPSANLAAAQRLVRQFEDLDVILIESGGDNLAATFTSDLVDYWVFVIDTAAGDDIPRKNGIGLLQADLLVVNKIDLAPLVGADLEAMRRDCRAARPVKPTVFTDLKSGRGLDELTTLLVDGAMLTVSHA encoded by the coding sequence ATGGTCGACAACGATGACCGCGTCGTCCGGATCGGCATCGGCGGCCCGGTGGGGTCGGGAAAGACGAAGCTGGTCGAGACTCTGGTTCCGCGACTCACGCACGCGGGTCTGAGCGTCGCGGTGATCACCAACGACCTGGTCACCGAGGAGGACGCGCACCGTGTGCGCCGCAGTGGGGTCATCGATCCCGCCAGAGTGCTGGCCGTGGAGACCGGCGCCTGCCCGCACACCGCGATCCGGGAGGACCCGTCGGCGAACCTCGCTGCGGCGCAACGGTTGGTGCGACAGTTCGAGGACCTCGACGTGATTCTGATCGAATCCGGCGGCGACAACCTGGCCGCGACGTTCACCTCTGATCTCGTCGACTACTGGGTGTTCGTCATCGACACCGCCGCCGGCGACGACATCCCGCGTAAGAACGGCATCGGCTTACTGCAGGCTGATCTGTTGGTGGTCAACAAGATCGACCTGGCCCCGCTCGTGGGCGCCGACCTCGAGGCGATGCGCCGGGACTGCCGCGCGGCACGGCCGGTGAAGCCCACCGTCTTCACCGACCTCAAGTCGGGCCGCGGCCTCGACGAACTCACCACCCTGCTGGTCGACGGCGCGATGCTGACGGTGAGCCACGCGTGA
- a CDS encoding urease accessory protein UreD, which yields MSTLAPIRPGELGIDVVADAAGRTRAAGLRQRYPQRVTTPLNYDAVRPGAVTLCVQSPSGGAFPDDDLRTTVRCSTGAYLHLTTQAATQVFAGAGPGAQHRLHFTVRSGAVLEYCPGTVIPHAGSVFEQQIDIQVESGGVYLGWEALASGRIAHGERFAYARYDSAFTIRVGDEVVARDRQVIRPSGLPSPSGLIDGDYLVTFLAVTPGLDSDRMVHRIRQVLAARVNSRGGAGQLPRSAGVVVRATPRDATELSGLRQALFDAARAEICHEGEGRTAS from the coding sequence GTGAGCACCCTGGCGCCGATCCGTCCGGGTGAACTCGGCATCGACGTCGTCGCCGACGCCGCCGGACGGACCCGAGCCGCCGGGTTGCGGCAACGCTACCCACAGCGCGTCACGACACCTCTGAACTACGACGCGGTTCGGCCCGGCGCCGTCACGCTGTGTGTGCAGAGCCCCAGTGGTGGAGCGTTTCCCGACGACGACCTTCGGACCACGGTGCGGTGCAGCACCGGGGCCTACCTGCATCTCACCACCCAAGCGGCGACCCAGGTCTTCGCCGGTGCCGGTCCGGGTGCGCAGCACCGACTGCACTTCACGGTCAGATCCGGTGCGGTGCTGGAGTACTGCCCCGGCACCGTCATCCCCCACGCCGGCTCGGTCTTCGAGCAGCAGATCGACATCCAGGTCGAGTCGGGCGGTGTCTATCTGGGCTGGGAAGCGCTGGCGTCCGGCCGCATCGCCCACGGTGAGCGGTTCGCCTACGCCCGCTACGACAGCGCATTCACCATCCGGGTCGGTGACGAGGTGGTGGCCCGCGACCGCCAGGTGATCCGCCCCTCGGGACTCCCCTCGCCGTCGGGCCTGATCGACGGGGACTATCTGGTGACCTTCCTCGCAGTGACTCCGGGGCTCGACTCCGACCGGATGGTGCACCGGATCCGGCAGGTTCTCGCCGCGCGCGTCAATTCCCGCGGCGGTGCCGGGCAGCTGCCACGAAGCGCAGGAGTCGTCGTGCGCGCCACACCGCGCGATGCGACCGAGCTGAGCGGGCTCCGCCAGGCGCTGTTCGACGCGGCACGCGCCGAGATCTGTCACGAGGGCGAGGGAAGGACCGCATCGTGA
- a CDS encoding urease accessory protein UreE, with translation MKSQAIIGDVAEPRFDGRPRHYVDVGWGDAAKHRQLATTDTGIEVQIMLPRGGFLREGAVLAESAEGIVVVRRPAEPAIVVHFDDNSGTDGARRMMLLGYLLGNQHAPIDVEGSAVYAPLLTSSEAARRMLADLGVVGDVASVAMAGNGWSRTSGSHDDHRH, from the coding sequence GTGAAAAGCCAGGCCATCATCGGTGACGTCGCCGAGCCCCGCTTCGACGGGCGCCCACGCCACTACGTAGATGTCGGCTGGGGTGACGCCGCCAAGCACCGCCAGCTGGCTACGACAGACACCGGCATCGAGGTGCAGATCATGCTGCCGCGCGGTGGCTTCTTGCGCGAAGGCGCGGTGCTCGCCGAGTCGGCCGAGGGAATCGTCGTGGTGCGACGACCGGCGGAACCGGCGATCGTGGTGCATTTCGATGACAACAGCGGCACCGACGGGGCGCGGCGGATGATGTTGCTGGGCTATCTCCTGGGCAACCAGCACGCGCCCATCGATGTCGAGGGATCCGCCGTGTACGCTCCGCTGCTGACCAGCTCCGAGGCGGCACGGCGGATGCTGGCCGACCTCGGTGTGGTCGGGGATGTCGCATCCGTGGCGATGGCGGGCAACGGGTGGTCACGGACTTCCGGAAGCCACGATGACCACCGTCACTGA